From the genome of Phyllostomus discolor isolate MPI-MPIP mPhyDis1 chromosome 12, mPhyDis1.pri.v3, whole genome shotgun sequence, one region includes:
- the LOC114510659 gene encoding leukocyte immunoglobulin-like receptor subfamily A member 3, with amino-acid sequence MTGSTTTPTLTILLCLGLCQGPWDQVQAEVSPKPSIWADPGPRVSKGSPVTIWCQASLQADSYILYKERGSQPLDTRIPETSSNKIGFLIQSMRSQNTGLYQCAYNTGHTLSERSEALLLVVTGEHSAPSLSAQPGPVVNSGGNVSLLCSSQSPLDTFHLFKEGGAKQLQHRKSDQRSYAGTRQAVFPVGPVSFSHGGTYRCYGSSSSNPNVWSQPSAPLHLEVTGVYREPYLSAQPGSLLLPGDNLTLQCHSEPGFDRFALTKGEGLTLLQRLYGQHSPDFPLGPVNLTHGGRYRCYSGHNLSYVWSAPSTPLDILIAGMYGKPSLSAQPGPSVPWGANMTLQCHSEVRADTFHLHREGSLDPPQQLRLEDKAGPFQANFTISPVTWGHHGTYRCYSSNSSSPFQLSQPSDPVELVVSAQGLQWSLNVLIGVSGALILLLSLLLFLFLRHQCQSKGRTSDAALMDPQPGEGMELNPQQNGTRDSSKEVTYTQVNCRSRLRQGMDPSPSSLSEKLLNMEGRQAEEDRQMDRQAAASEDPQGCDLRPADPVDPQTGDKSTPILPIRGAPR; translated from the exons ATGACAGGGAGCACCACGACCCCGACCCTCACCATCCTTCTCTGTCTCG GGCTGTGTCAGGGCCCGTGGGACCAGGTCCAGGCAG AAGTTTCCCCCAAACCCTCCATCTGGGCTGACCCAGGCCCCAGGGTGAGCAAGGGGAGCCCTGTGACCATCTGGTGTCAGGCGTCTCTGCAGGCGGATTCCTACATTCTGTATAAAGAGAGGGGCTCTCAGCCCTTGGATACGAGGATCCCAGAGACCTCCAGCAACAAGATCGGGTTCCTCATTCAGTCCATGAGATCACAGAATACAGGGCTGTACCAGTGTGCCTACAACACTGGGCATACACTGTCTGAGAGGAGTGAGGCCCTGCTCCTGGTGGTGACAG gaGAGCACAGTGCACCCTccctctcagcccagccaggcccgGTGGTGAACTCAGGAGGGAACGTGTCCCTCTTGTGCAGCTCACAGTCCCCATTGGACACTTTCCACCTGTTCAAGGAGGGAGGAGCTAAGCAACTCCAACACAGGAAATCAGACCAGAGATCCTATGCTGGGACACGGCAGGCTGTCTTCCCTGTGGGCCCAGTGAGCTTCTCCCATGGGGGGACCTACAGATGCTATGGTTCCTCCAGCTCCAACCCCAATGTGTGGTCACAGCCCAGTGCCCCTCTGCACCTCGAGGTCACAG GTGTATACAGGGAGCCCTACCTCTCAGCCCAGCCAGGCTCCCTGCTGCTGCCTGGAGACAACCTGACACTCCAGTGTCACTCAGAGCCCGGCTTTGACAGATTTGCTCTGACCAAGGGTGAGGGGCTGACACTCCTCCAGCGTCTCTATGGGCAGCACAGCCCCGACTTCCCCCTGGGCCCTGTGAACCTCACCCATGGGGGCCGCTATAGGTGCTACAGTGGTCACAACCTCTCCTATGTGTGgtcagcccccagcacccccctggACATCCTGATTGCAG GAATGTATGGGAAACCCTccctctcagcccagccaggACCCTCAGTGCCCTGGGGAGCGAACATGACCCTGCAGTGTCACTCTGAGGTCAGGGCTGACACCTTCCACCTGCACAGGGAGGGGTCCCTGGATCCTCCCCAGCAGCTTCGTCTGGAGGACAAGGCTGGCCCCTTTCAGGCCAACTTCACCATCAGCCCTGTGACCTGGGGCCACCATGGGACCTATAGGTGCTACAGCTCAAACAGCTCCTCCCCCTTCCAGCTGTCACAGCCCAGTGACCCCGTGGAGCTTGTGGTCTCAG CCCAAGGTCTCCAGTGGTCCCTGAATGTCCTGATCGGGGTCTCGGGGGCCCTCATCCTactgctctccctcctcctatTCCTCTTCCTCCGACACCAGTGTCAGAGCAAAGGCAGGACATCAG ATGCTGCCCTGATGGACCCACAGCCTGGGGAGGGCATGGAGCTGAACCCTCAG CAGAATGGGACCAGGGACAGCTCCAAGGAAGTGACCTACACCCAGGTGAACTGCAGATCAAGACTCAGGCAGGGAATggacccctctccttcctctctgtcagAGAAATTGCTGAACATGGAGGGCAGACAAGCAgaagaggacagacagatggacagacag GCTGCTGCATCTGAAGACCCCCAAG GATGTGACCTACGCCCAGCTGACCCAGTTGACCCTCAGACGGGAGACAAGTCCACCCCCATCCTCCCCATCAGAGGAGCCCCCAGATGA